In one window of Dokdonia sp. PRO95 DNA:
- a CDS encoding sensor histidine kinase produces the protein MNSFDINFLIVSSFTAIFGVFGVYHFVSYLILRHKILCHYCIILFGLTLHWSWSLFPDGFLPEVIQKNGSLISAMTTTFGFLLFTTNYLNIHRGNHPKISRSYTFLKYSTVLIPILFVLNILTIHIPWLHSSLVMSAAITALLSVLLNIFSGIRLFNEERFNKYYLYAYSPMLLSSVIYISAWFLKENYNVDREFIVFITSLLITLQLILFSILVSYKFKFIEKSNMRTQVETNKMLALEVDKQTKDLQIAKQDVESKNRELESVNSLKNKLFSLLTHDVRGPLHNISLLVNLLENQIEDNELKEISQSLKNELDERIAMVSALLDWSYNQLEGIKLNKKHCDIEEIFNTMAKQFQRPAKEKDVKLLFEIETPTLFIDENMFKVVLRNLISNAIKFSTKNQNVILSSKKGPDGIEIGVQDFGVGMTTSWHKNLVKDCIPKTTLGTKGEQGTGFGLLITKDFVEMNGGELFCTSTPNEGTHFVMRF, from the coding sequence ATGAATAGTTTTGATATTAATTTTTTAATAGTTTCCTCATTTACCGCCATCTTTGGTGTTTTCGGAGTTTATCACTTTGTTTCTTATTTAATTTTAAGGCACAAAATTCTGTGTCACTATTGTATCATACTTTTTGGACTTACACTACATTGGAGTTGGTCACTTTTTCCAGACGGATTTCTTCCTGAGGTAATTCAAAAAAATGGATCGCTTATCTCTGCAATGACTACCACCTTTGGATTTTTATTGTTTACAACCAATTATTTAAATATTCATCGCGGCAATCATCCTAAAATATCACGTAGTTATACTTTTTTAAAATATAGCACAGTTTTAATCCCAATTCTTTTTGTTCTCAATATTCTAACTATCCATATTCCTTGGTTACATAGTTCGCTCGTAATGTCTGCAGCCATTACTGCTTTGCTATCTGTACTTTTGAATATTTTCTCTGGGATTCGCTTATTTAATGAAGAGCGTTTTAATAAATACTATTTGTATGCGTATTCCCCAATGCTCCTCTCCTCAGTTATCTATATAAGTGCATGGTTTTTAAAGGAAAACTATAATGTTGATAGGGAGTTTATCGTATTCATTACGTCATTACTTATTACACTCCAACTTATTTTATTTTCTATTCTCGTTAGTTATAAGTTTAAGTTTATAGAAAAGTCTAACATGAGGACGCAGGTAGAAACTAATAAAATGCTTGCTTTAGAAGTAGACAAGCAGACGAAAGATCTACAAATTGCAAAACAAGATGTAGAGAGTAAAAATCGCGAACTTGAGTCTGTCAATTCTCTTAAAAACAAGCTGTTTTCTTTGCTTACACATGACGTTAGAGGACCTCTGCATAATATTTCTTTACTGGTCAATCTACTTGAAAACCAAATAGAGGACAATGAACTAAAAGAAATCTCACAAAGTCTCAAAAATGAGTTGGATGAGAGAATTGCCATGGTAAGCGCCTTACTAGACTGGTCATATAATCAGCTAGAAGGAATTAAACTCAATAAAAAGCACTGCGATATTGAAGAAATATTTAATACTATGGCTAAGCAATTTCAACGCCCAGCAAAAGAAAAGGACGTAAAGCTATTATTCGAAATTGAAACCCCTACCCTATTTATTGATGAAAATATGTTTAAAGTAGTCTTACGTAATTTGATTTCAAACGCCATAAAATTTAGTACAAAGAATCAAAATGTCATATTATCCAGCAAGAAAGGGCCAGATGGCATTGAAATAGGCGTACAGGATTTTGGTGTGGGAATGACAACTAGCTGGCATAAAAATCTAGTTAAAGATTGCATACCAAAAACAACATTAGGCACTAAGGGAGAACAAGGGACTGGCTTTGGGCTACTCATTACAAAAGACTTCGTAGAAATGAATGGAGGCGAACTCTTCTGTACAAGTACACCAAATGAAGGCACCCATTTTGTAATGCGGTTTTGA
- a CDS encoding response regulator — MEVLIFENEFVFLETAFNYVNDLFFNKAINFSVYTKSQDFKSFEKVNKYDAVIVDISLSVKSDLDGFGILKKLQSINYSSEKIIVMTGNHKIEESLNEKGLSNGYDILTKPIEIIALKEFLLKRKKIN, encoded by the coding sequence ATGGAAGTTCTAATTTTTGAGAATGAGTTTGTCTTTTTAGAAACAGCTTTTAATTATGTAAACGATTTATTCTTCAATAAGGCAATAAATTTTTCTGTTTATACAAAATCACAAGATTTCAAATCATTCGAAAAAGTTAATAAATACGATGCTGTTATAGTAGATATATCTTTATCAGTAAAAAGTGATTTAGATGGTTTTGGAATACTTAAAAAACTTCAGTCTATAAATTATTCATCAGAGAAAATAATTGTTATGACGGGAAATCATAAAATTGAAGAAAGTTTAAATGAAAAAGGATTAAGTAATGGATACGACATTCTTACTAAACCTATTGAAATAATTGCTTTAAAAGAATTTCTTTTAAAAAGAAAAAAAATAAATTGA